A region from the Vibrio artabrorum genome encodes:
- the aguA gene encoding agmatine deiminase, with the protein MKKLIETTPKHDGFRMPGEHEPHSEIWMAWPERTDNWRNGAKPAQAVFADVATKISHTTSVTMLASSDQYDNAVSRLPEDIRVLEISTDDSWMRDIGATYVVDDSGERRGVDWEFNAWGGFVDGLYSPWNRDNQVAQKMCETNRDSRYRAPIVLEGGSIHVDGEGTLYTTEECLLHESRNPDMSKEDLTEVLCEHLNVEKVIWLPRGLYNDETNGHVDNILHVVKPGEVVLTWCDDKNDPQYEISKEAYDYITSQTDAKGRQIKVHKLPMPGPLFMTEEEAAGIDIADGMEREAGERLAASYANYLITNNQIVLPLLDKRYDNDVIGILEGIYPGYEVNGVPAREILLGGGNIHCITQQVPRV; encoded by the coding sequence ATGAAAAAACTGATTGAGACTACTCCAAAACATGATGGCTTCAGAATGCCAGGGGAACACGAGCCACATAGCGAAATTTGGATGGCTTGGCCAGAACGTACTGACAACTGGCGTAATGGTGCAAAACCAGCACAAGCGGTGTTTGCAGACGTTGCTACCAAGATCAGCCATACGACATCAGTCACCATGCTCGCGAGTTCAGACCAATACGATAACGCAGTATCTCGTTTACCTGAGGACATTCGAGTATTGGAAATCTCGACTGATGACTCTTGGATGCGCGACATCGGTGCGACTTATGTTGTTGATGACAGCGGTGAACGCCGAGGAGTGGATTGGGAATTCAATGCATGGGGCGGGTTTGTGGATGGTTTGTATTCACCTTGGAATCGTGACAACCAAGTTGCTCAAAAGATGTGTGAAACCAATCGTGACTCTAGATACCGCGCTCCAATCGTACTAGAAGGAGGCTCAATTCACGTTGATGGCGAAGGCACACTCTACACAACAGAAGAGTGCTTATTACACGAAAGCCGCAACCCAGATATGAGCAAAGAAGATCTGACTGAAGTTCTTTGCGAGCATCTCAATGTTGAGAAGGTAATTTGGCTACCTCGTGGTTTATACAACGATGAAACCAATGGTCACGTCGACAATATCCTTCACGTCGTGAAGCCGGGTGAAGTGGTTCTGACGTGGTGTGATGACAAGAATGATCCTCAATATGAGATTAGCAAAGAAGCCTATGACTACATCACCAGTCAGACAGATGCCAAAGGCCGTCAAATCAAGGTACACAAGTTGCCAATGCCAGGCCCTCTGTTCATGACAGAAGAAGAGGCAGCAGGCATTGATATCGCAGACGGGATGGAGCGAGAAGCGGGTGAGCGTTTAGCGGCATCGTATGCCAATTATCTGATTACCAATAACCAAATTGTGTTGCCGCTTTTGGATAAGCGCTACGACAACGATGTTATCGGGATCTTGGAAGGCATTTATCCAGGTTACGAAGTCAACGGCGTTCCGGCTCGAGAAATTTTGTTAGGTGGCGGCAATATCCACTGCATCACCCAACAAGTGCCAAGAGTTTAG
- the arcC gene encoding carbamate kinase — MSKPIIVVAVGGNALLQRGEVMSCENQKKSIAQTASSLAELSKGYRLVVVHGNGPQVGLLSLQNNAYKDCPPYPFDVLGAETQGMIGYLIQQGLNAAIQDRFTTTILTRIVIDENDPAIADPTKFIGPVYTEEQAKQLAEVNQWIVKPDGAHWRRVVPSPSPKEVLEIKAIKDLLEKEHLIICGGGGGAPVVEKDGAYVGFEAVIDKDMTAALIAEEIGAEHLLILTDGSHVCLDWGTPKEEKLENVSVEQMKKYTFPAGSMGPKVDACCLFVEKTKQHGHIGDLSSALEIIEGKTGTHINA; from the coding sequence ATGTCGAAGCCTATTATTGTTGTTGCTGTCGGTGGGAACGCTTTACTACAACGTGGTGAAGTAATGAGTTGTGAAAACCAGAAAAAGAGCATCGCGCAAACCGCCAGTTCTTTGGCTGAACTCAGTAAAGGCTACCGTTTAGTGGTTGTGCACGGAAATGGCCCTCAAGTAGGGCTACTGTCATTACAGAACAATGCTTACAAAGATTGTCCTCCTTACCCATTTGATGTCCTTGGAGCTGAGACTCAGGGAATGATTGGCTACCTTATTCAGCAAGGGTTGAACGCTGCGATTCAAGACCGCTTTACTACGACAATTCTGACTCGCATTGTGATTGACGAAAACGACCCTGCGATCGCCGACCCAACCAAGTTTATTGGCCCTGTCTATACAGAAGAACAAGCCAAACAACTCGCAGAAGTCAACCAATGGATTGTGAAACCTGACGGTGCACACTGGCGTCGCGTGGTTCCATCACCTTCGCCAAAAGAAGTGCTAGAAATAAAAGCCATCAAAGACTTACTAGAGAAAGAGCACCTAATTATTTGTGGCGGTGGTGGCGGTGCTCCAGTCGTCGAAAAAGATGGCGCTTATGTGGGTTTCGAAGCTGTAATCGACAAAGATATGACAGCTGCACTCATTGCGGAAGAAATCGGCGCAGAGCATTTGTTGATTCTTACCGATGGTTCTCATGTTTGTTTAGATTGGGGAACACCCAAAGAAGAGAAGCTTGAAAACGTATCTGTTGAACAAATGAAGAAATACACATTCCCCGCAGGCTCGATGGGCCCGAAGGTAGACGCATGCTGTCTTTTTGTTGAAAAGACAAAACAACACGGACACATTGGTGACCTATCGAGCGCACTAGAGATCATAGAAGGTAAAACAGGGACACATATTAACGCCTAA
- a CDS encoding APC family permease, with protein MSNETQGKMGVTGIALFTLCAVLVVDTLTASASIGVSAIGWWVLMLVFFVIPYGLITSELSTTYPGEGGIYDWVKQAFNFKWAVRTTWFYWINVGLWMPAVYIMFAGMFAELFMPGLSLWGQIAICILLTWLTVWICNVSADIGVWVTNIGAILKIIVISTLGVGGFIYAMKNGVANEFTLPAMMPSLDSAVSFLPAIVFNLMGFELVATMTKEMKDVRDMPKAVFLSIGITAFLYIFGTVGILMALPVESIGLVSGLIDTFKTLFGVGVFGTAMVYIFGTFALLTLIGNMVSWTMGASRAAAEAAQEGELPAPVAKVSEKGSPVGANNITGTVSTVVILSYALFAQGNDDLFWSIFAFSSCIFLLPYLFMFPAYLKLRVVDGQRERPFKVPGGMAAQWVMSIVCFFVILQAVILFIFPEALDLTVADWGYTGPVLIGVIATILAGEWILLGALKRKKQQGSDDNDIVDTQDKKEAQA; from the coding sequence ATGAGTAACGAAACGCAAGGAAAAATGGGGGTTACGGGAATTGCACTCTTTACATTATGTGCAGTTTTGGTGGTCGACACATTAACCGCGTCAGCCAGTATTGGTGTCAGTGCCATTGGTTGGTGGGTGTTAATGCTGGTCTTCTTTGTCATTCCATATGGCTTAATTACTTCTGAATTGAGTACCACCTACCCAGGTGAAGGTGGGATATACGATTGGGTAAAACAAGCATTCAATTTTAAATGGGCAGTGAGAACAACGTGGTTTTACTGGATTAACGTTGGTTTATGGATGCCTGCGGTATACATCATGTTTGCAGGGATGTTTGCCGAACTCTTTATGCCAGGTCTGTCTTTATGGGGGCAAATCGCCATCTGTATATTGCTGACATGGTTGACGGTTTGGATCTGTAATGTGTCTGCCGACATCGGTGTTTGGGTCACGAATATTGGTGCAATATTAAAAATTATCGTTATCAGTACATTAGGTGTAGGCGGATTCATCTATGCAATGAAAAACGGCGTTGCCAACGAATTTACGTTACCAGCTATGATGCCTTCATTGGATTCTGCGGTCTCTTTCTTACCAGCGATTGTGTTCAACCTAATGGGTTTTGAACTGGTTGCGACCATGACTAAAGAAATGAAAGATGTTCGCGACATGCCTAAGGCCGTCTTCCTTTCTATCGGTATCACCGCTTTCTTATACATTTTCGGTACGGTAGGCATCTTGATGGCGCTTCCTGTTGAAAGCATTGGCTTAGTGTCTGGTCTTATCGACACCTTCAAAACACTCTTCGGTGTTGGCGTGTTTGGTACAGCTATGGTGTACATCTTCGGTACTTTCGCTCTGTTAACGCTTATTGGCAACATGGTGAGCTGGACAATGGGTGCGAGCCGAGCAGCAGCTGAAGCCGCTCAAGAAGGTGAGCTTCCCGCGCCTGTCGCTAAAGTGTCAGAGAAAGGTTCTCCAGTTGGCGCAAACAACATCACAGGTACCGTATCAACGGTCGTTATCCTGTCTTACGCACTGTTTGCACAAGGGAATGACGATCTGTTCTGGTCGATATTTGCCTTCTCTAGCTGCATTTTCTTACTTCCTTACCTGTTCATGTTTCCTGCATACCTAAAGCTTCGTGTGGTTGATGGTCAACGTGAACGCCCATTCAAAGTACCCGGTGGTATGGCGGCTCAGTGGGTGATGTCCATTGTTTGTTTCTTCGTCATCCTTCAAGCCGTGATTTTATTTATCTTCCCAGAAGCTCTTGATCTAACCGTTGCTGATTGGGGATACACAGGACCTGTTTTGATTGGCGTGATTGCCACCATCCTCGCTGGTGAGTGGATTCTACTAGGTGCTCTAAAGCGTAAGAAACAGCAAGGCTCGGACGATAATGACATAGTCGATACGCAAGATAAAAAAGAAGCTCAAGCATAA
- the nfsA gene encoding oxygen-insensitive NADPH nitroreductase, producing the protein MNSTIETILGHRSIRQYTNQPIEKAQLDVIIQAGLAASSSSLLQAVSIVRVTDKEKRKLLAEYAGNQAYVENAAEFLVFCIDYQRHAQINPEVKTDFTELTLIGAVDSGIMAQNCMLAAESLGLGGVYIGGLRNSAQQVDELLQLPQHTAVLFGMCLGHPAQQPEVKPRLPAHVVMHENQYQPLSLDDIASYDDSMQSYYASRSSNQKQSSWSQQITQKLSGESRPHILPYLNSKQLTKR; encoded by the coding sequence ATGAACAGCACGATTGAAACTATTCTGGGGCACCGCTCCATTCGTCAATATACAAATCAACCGATTGAAAAAGCACAACTTGATGTGATTATTCAGGCTGGTCTCGCGGCTTCATCATCCAGTTTACTGCAGGCTGTTTCTATCGTAAGAGTGACAGACAAAGAAAAGCGCAAACTGTTAGCCGAGTACGCAGGTAACCAAGCTTACGTTGAGAATGCGGCTGAATTTTTAGTGTTCTGTATCGACTACCAACGCCACGCTCAAATCAACCCTGAAGTGAAAACCGACTTTACTGAACTGACCCTGATTGGCGCAGTAGATTCTGGCATCATGGCGCAAAACTGTATGCTGGCGGCTGAGTCTCTAGGTTTAGGTGGCGTGTACATTGGCGGGCTGCGTAACAGCGCACAACAAGTCGATGAACTGTTACAACTACCACAACATACCGCCGTGTTGTTCGGCATGTGCTTAGGTCACCCAGCGCAGCAACCCGAAGTTAAGCCTCGCCTTCCAGCTCACGTGGTGATGCACGAAAACCAATACCAGCCACTGAGCCTAGATGACATTGCCAGCTACGATGATTCGATGCAAAGCTACTACGCAAGCCGTTCAAGCAACCAAAAGCAGAGCAGTTGGTCCCAGCAGATCACGCAAAAGCTATCCGGCGAATCTCGCCCGCATATCCTGCCTTACTTGAACAGCAAGCAGCTGACCAAACGTTAA
- a CDS encoding TetR/AcrR family transcriptional regulator, whose translation MRKVTTEEKLIRIHDAVVQLMERREATDISMYDVAKECGMATSTVYHHYPNIENLFHNLLDDVFIDFDSLLGKCIDAEHVNHWTDINRMIETAYVNYYNNHPIAKKLILGRHTFTELGHADTENDLILGKEVETIYRQFFDVPPLPQSINVFAISLQVADKIYSLSYRQHGCITQELANEAIRLTESYLQLYIPHICQRTEPNMLHTR comes from the coding sequence ATGCGCAAAGTAACTACCGAAGAAAAATTAATTCGAATTCATGATGCTGTTGTGCAACTAATGGAACGTCGCGAAGCTACTGATATTTCAATGTATGATGTTGCTAAAGAGTGTGGAATGGCAACATCTACGGTTTATCATCACTACCCAAATATAGAGAACTTATTCCATAATCTATTAGATGACGTTTTTATTGATTTCGATTCTCTGCTAGGTAAATGTATAGATGCCGAGCATGTTAATCATTGGACTGACATCAATCGCATGATTGAAACGGCGTATGTTAATTATTACAACAATCACCCGATTGCCAAAAAGCTTATATTAGGTCGTCATACATTCACGGAATTAGGTCATGCAGACACCGAAAATGACCTAATTCTTGGTAAAGAAGTAGAAACGATTTATCGACAGTTTTTTGATGTTCCTCCGTTACCACAATCCATCAATGTCTTCGCTATCTCGTTGCAAGTTGCTGATAAAATATACTCATTATCTTATCGCCAACATGGTTGCATCACACAAGAACTTGCCAACGAAGCAATCCGCCTGACCGAGTCTTACCTTCAGCTGTATATTCCTCATATCTGTCAAAGAACAGAACCCAACATGCTGCATACGCGTTAA